The segment CCTCGAATTCCGCCGCCCGCCCTTCCTGCCGTTTACGAAGGAACAGATGGCGGGGATGGGCACGAACACGCTCGTCCTCCGTATCCAGCCCGATGAAGGCGTCACCTTCCGCTTTGCCTCCAAGGTTCCCGGCGCGCAGATGCAGCTGCGAGACGTGACGATGGATTTTGGCTACGGTCACGCGTTCACCGAGTATGCCCCGGAGGCCTACGAGCGGCTCATCCTCGACGTGCTGCTCGGCGATCCGCCACTCTTTCCGCGTCAAACCGAGGTGGAGCTGGGCTGGAAGCTCATCGACGAGGTGACGGGATACTGGGAGAACAGCGGCCGTCCCATCGAGACGTACGAGCCCGGATCGTGGGGGCCGCTCGGTTCGGACGCGATGCTCGGCCAGGACGGCAACGCCTGGCGCAGGCCCTAGGAGGAACCATGGATAAGATCTCACACACCACGTCCGCCCGCCTCGCCCGCCGGCTCAATGAGCTACGCGGCGAGGGCACCTACGCCCTCGGCAAGGTCCTCAACCTCGTCGCCGTGGTTCGCGACGAGGACGGGGTGCGCGCTGTCGTCGACTCCGCGCTCGGCGTGGCGGAGGCACACCCCTTGCGCATCGTCGTCGTCTTGCCTGACGCATCCGACGACGGCGACGCCCGGCTCGACGCTGAGATCCTCGGTCACGAGGACGTGGGACCAGCAGAAGTAGTGATTCTGCGTCCATACAACGGAGCAGGAACGAGCCGCATCTCGCTCGTGACACCGTTGCTCCTCCCCGACGCGCCCGTCTTCACCTGGTGGGTGCAGGACGCGCCGACCTGCCCGACGGACAGAAGCCTGGGGCAGATCGCCTCCCGACGCATCACCAACGCCAACGCCGTCACCGACCCACTCGGCGCACTCAAGGAGTTGGCGAGGAAACGCGAGCCCGGCGACACGGACATCAACTGGGCCGGGATCACGATCTGGCGTTCCCAGCTCGCCGCCCTCCTCAACGAGGGGCCGCACGAAAGTGTCGTCAGCGCACAGGTGGGTGGCAACACCCATCGGGTCGGCTCCCACATGCTCGCCGCCTGGCTACGGCTCCGTCTCGCTGTGCCCGTCGAGCTGATCCACACGGGCGCACCCGGAATCGAGTATGTCTGCCTCCATCGTCCCTCCGGCGACCTGTCCATCACCCGCCCTGGCCGCGGCTCCATCGCGGTACTCGGACGCCCGGGCAGGCCCGACCTGCAGATCTCGATGCCCATGCGCTCTTACGAGTCTCAGCTGATCGAGGAGCTGCGCACCGTGGGAGACGATCCTGAATTCGCGGCGGTCCTGGCGGCGATGGCCGACCAGTAGTCAGGTAGACGGGAATCTGCGGGACGGGCATCGGCACGTGGGCTGCGTGCTCGACCGTCGCGACCTTGGCCCATGATCTTGCCCTCTCCAGGTAGCGAGCGCGCTGTGGGGCCAGAGCACTTGGCACGAACGGCAAGCGGCCGTGACGCGACCCAAGCCCCGTCGGTCATCCGTGTCGCGGTCTCTGGGAAGCCGGAGACGAAAAACGCGCCCGACAAACGGGCGCGTTTCAACAGCTAGTCGCTCGACCTAGCCCTGGAACTTCGTGATGAGGCCGATGAGCACGATCGACAGCGTCCAAACCAGCGCAACACCTACCGTAATGCGGTTCAGGTTGCGCTCGGCCACGCCCGATGAACGCATTGAGGTGGAAATGCCGCCGCCGAATACGTCGGAGACGCCCCCGCCACGACCCTTGTGCAGCAGGATCGAGCCGATGAGGAGGAGGCTCGACAGGACGAGCACGACGATGCACACAATGAGGATGACCTGCACGATATTCTCTTTCGTTCGGAATCGGCGCCAGACGCCGCAATACCGTACCAGTGTATAGCACCGGGGAGGGCAAGGGCGTATACGCCCTTGCCCTCCCCGGTGTGAAACCTATCGCTTAGGCGAGGTAGGTCACGATCTTCGCGAACTCCGCGGCGTCAAGTGAGGCACCGCCCACGAGCGCGCCGTCAACGTCGGGCTGAGCCATGATGTCCTTGACATTGGAGGACTTCACCGAACCGCCGTACTGGATGCGGACCGACTGCGCGGTCGCGTCGTCGTAGAGCTCGCCCACCTTGCCACGGATGGCGCCACAGACCTCCTGGGCGTCCTCCGGGGTGGCGACCTCGCCGGTGCCGATAGCCCAAATGGGCTCGTAGGCGATCACCGACTTGGCGACTTCCTCGGCGCTAAGGCCGGCGAGCATCTCCTCGATCTGGCCAAGCACGAAATCGACCTGGTTGCCGGCCTTGCGCACGTCCAGCGCCTCGCCGCAACACATGATCGGGGTCATGCCGGCGTCGAGGACCTTCTTGGCCTTCTTACCGACGAGCTCGGAGGTCTCACCGTGGTACTCGCGTCGCTCCGAGTGGCCGACCACCACGTAGGTGCAGCCAAGCTTGGTGAGCATGCCGGTTGAGATCTCACCCGTGTAGGCGCCCTTGTCGTGAATCGAGACGTCCTGCGCGCCGTATCCGATCTCGAACTCCTCGGCGTCGATGAGCGTCTGGACAGAGCGGATATCCGTAAAGGGGACGATGACGGCCGCCTCGGTGGTGGCGAAATCGTGCTTGAGGTCCTTCAATGTGAGGGCAAGCTTCTGAACCAGGGAAACGGCCTCGAGGTGGTCGAGGTTCATCTTCCAGTTGCCTGCCATGAGCGGGGTGCGTGACATTTAGTCCTCCAAAACTGCGATGCCGGGAAGCTCCTTGCCCTCGAGGAACTCGAGGGAGGCGCCGCCGCCGGTGGAAATGTGATTGAACTTGGCTTCGTCAAAGCCGAGGGTGCGGACCGCTGCGGCCGAATCGCCGCCGCCGACGATCGTGAAGCCGTCAGCCTTCTCCATCGCCTCGGCGATGGCCTTCGTGCCCTGCGCGAACGCCGGGAACTCGAAGACGCCCATCGGGCCGTTCCACACGATCGTCTTCGAATCGGCGATCGCGGCCGCGTAACCCTTGCGGGTCTTCGGACCGATGTCGAGGCCCATCTCGTCGGCCGGCATTTCGCCGGTGTCGTAGATGGAGGCCGGGGCGTCGGCGCTGAACTCGGGAGCCGTCACGTTGTCAACCGGCACGAGGATCTCGACGCCGGCCTCGTGGGCCTTCTTCAGGTACTCGGCGGCCTTCTCCACGAAGTCCTCCTCGAGGAGAGAGGTGCCCACCTCGTTGCCCTTGGCCTTGAGGAAGGTGTAGGCCATGCCGCCGCCGATCAGCAGGCGGTCCGCCTTGTCGAGCAGGTTGTCGATGACGCCGAGCTTGTCCGAAACCTTCGAACCGCCGAGGATCACGGTGTAGGGACGCGCCGGATCCTTCGTGGCCTTCGACAGGGAGTCAATCTCCTTAAACACGAGTTCGCCGGCCGCGCTCGGCAGCTTCTTGGCGATATCGTAGACGGAGGCCTGCTTGCGATGAACCACTCCGAAGCCGTCGGAAACAAAGGCGTCAGCCAGCGCGGCGTACTCGGCGGCGAGTTCTTCGCGCTCGGCGTCGACCTTGGACGACTCGCGCGGGTCAAAGCGGACGTTCTCCAGCAGCACGACGTCGCCGTCGGCCATCTCGGCCGTCAGGGCCTTCGCGGATTCGCCCACCGTGTCCTGCGCCAGCTTGACCTCCTTGCCAAGCAGCTCGGAGAGGCGGGCGGCCACGGGAGCCAACGAGAAGTCAGGGTTGACCTCACCCTTCGGCCGGCCCAGGTGCGCCGAGACGATTACCTTGGCGCCGGCGTCGATGAGGCGCGTCAGGGTGGGAAGAGCGGCGCGGATGCGGCCGTCGTCCGTAATGTTCTTGTCCTTGTCCAGCGGGACGTTGAAGTCCGAGCGGACGAAAACCTTCTTGCCGGCGAGGTCGCCGAGCGAATCAATGGTCCTCATAAATTCTCCTTCTCCAGCCGGGCACCGCCCGTAGGTCGGAAACGCACCCGGCAAAAGTCATGTTCTGTAAAAGTGCCCGCACATGCGCGACATGTGCGGGCACTCTACTTAGCGACGCGCTTAGAGCGACTTGCCGACGAGAACGGCGAGGTCAACGAGGCGGTTCGAGTAACCCCACTCGTTGTCGTACCAGGAAACAACCTTGACCTGGTTACCGATGACCTTGGTCAGGCCGGCATCGAAGATCGAGGAGTGCGGGTCGGTCTCGATGTCCTTCGAGACGATCGGATCCTCGGTGTACTTCAGGATGCCCTTGAGCTCGCCCTCCGCGGCCTTCTTAATGGCGGCGTTGACTTCCTCAACGGTGACCTCGCGCTCGGCCTCGAAGGTGAGATCGGTTGCGGAGCCGGTCGGAACCGGCACGCGCAGAGCATAACCGTCGAACTTACCCTTGAGATCGGGCAGGACCAGGGCAACGGCCTTGGCGGCGCCGGTCGAGGTGGGGATGATCGACAGAGCAGCGGCGCGGGCGCGGCGCAGATCCTTGTGCGGGCCATCCATGAGGTTCTGGTCAGCCGTGTAAGCGTGAACCGTGGTCATGAGACCCTTAACGATTCCGAACTCTTCGTTGAGAACCTTAG is part of the Trueperella abortisuis genome and harbors:
- a CDS encoding phosphoglycerate kinase yields the protein MRTIDSLGDLAGKKVFVRSDFNVPLDKDKNITDDGRIRAALPTLTRLIDAGAKVIVSAHLGRPKGEVNPDFSLAPVAARLSELLGKEVKLAQDTVGESAKALTAEMADGDVVLLENVRFDPRESSKVDAEREELAAEYAALADAFVSDGFGVVHRKQASVYDIAKKLPSAAGELVFKEIDSLSKATKDPARPYTVILGGSKVSDKLGVIDNLLDKADRLLIGGGMAYTFLKAKGNEVGTSLLEEDFVEKAAEYLKKAHEAGVEILVPVDNVTAPEFSADAPASIYDTGEMPADEMGLDIGPKTRKGYAAAIADSKTIVWNGPMGVFEFPAFAQGTKAIAEAMEKADGFTIVGGGDSAAAVRTLGFDEAKFNHISTGGGASLEFLEGKELPGIAVLED
- the secG gene encoding preprotein translocase subunit SecG, with amino-acid sequence MQVILIVCIVVLVLSSLLLIGSILLHKGRGGGVSDVFGGGISTSMRSSGVAERNLNRITVGVALVWTLSIVLIGLITKFQG
- the tpiA gene encoding triose-phosphate isomerase, translated to MSRTPLMAGNWKMNLDHLEAVSLVQKLALTLKDLKHDFATTEAAVIVPFTDIRSVQTLIDAEEFEIGYGAQDVSIHDKGAYTGEISTGMLTKLGCTYVVVGHSERREYHGETSELVGKKAKKVLDAGMTPIMCCGEALDVRKAGNQVDFVLGQIEEMLAGLSAEEVAKSVIAYEPIWAIGTGEVATPEDAQEVCGAIRGKVGELYDDATAQSVRIQYGGSVKSSNVKDIMAQPDVDGALVGGASLDAAEFAKIVTYLA
- a CDS encoding glucose-6-phosphate dehydrogenase assembly protein OpcA, which codes for MDKISHTTSARLARRLNELRGEGTYALGKVLNLVAVVRDEDGVRAVVDSALGVAEAHPLRIVVVLPDASDDGDARLDAEILGHEDVGPAEVVILRPYNGAGTSRISLVTPLLLPDAPVFTWWVQDAPTCPTDRSLGQIASRRITNANAVTDPLGALKELARKREPGDTDINWAGITIWRSQLAALLNEGPHESVVSAQVGGNTHRVGSHMLAAWLRLRLAVPVELIHTGAPGIEYVCLHRPSGDLSITRPGRGSIAVLGRPGRPDLQISMPMRSYESQLIEELRTVGDDPEFAAVLAAMADQ
- the gap gene encoding type I glyceraldehyde-3-phosphate dehydrogenase — protein: MTIKVGINGFGRIGRNFTRAALAQGADIEIVAVNDLTDNRTLAHLLKYDSILGALDEEVTYTDEEIKVGDRVIKAFEERDPANLPWGKLGVDIVIESTGRFTNADDAKKHLEAGAKKVLISAPAKNEDITIVMGVNDGDYDTAKHNIISNASCTTNCLAPMAKVLNEEFGIVKGLMTTVHAYTADQNLMDGPHKDLRRARAAALSIIPTSTGAAKAVALVLPDLKGKFDGYALRVPVPTGSATDLTFEAEREVTVEEVNAAIKKAAEGELKGILKYTEDPIVSKDIETDPHSSIFDAGLTKVIGNQVKVVSWYDNEWGYSNRLVDLAVLVGKSL